In Oryza sativa Japonica Group chromosome 11, ASM3414082v1, the following are encoded in one genomic region:
- the LOC4350836 gene encoding hexose carrier protein HEX6, with protein MAAGFVDDEGRRRSGSGRVTAFVALSCATAAMGGAIYGYDISIAGGVSSMEPFLRDFFPGVLRRMAGGGGGADGGAPRVSNYCKFDSQLLTLFTSSLYISGLLTAVLLASWVTASRGRRASMILGGFAYIAGAAVSGAAVNVSMAILGRALLGVGLGFTTQSVQLYVAEMAPARYRGAFSNGIQFSLCLGALAATTVNFAVEKIRGGWGWRLSLALAGVPAVFLTVGAVFLPETPNSLVQQGKDRDTVKALLQRIRGVDAVDDELDEIVAANAAAAAAHGENGLWLILSRRRYRPQLAMAVLIPAFTQLTGINAIGFYLPVLLRTVGMGESAALLATVILVVVSSASTLASMFLVDRFGRRALLLAGGAQMLVSEALIGSIMAAKLGDEGAPSKAYATLLVVLIGVYSTGFGWSWGPLSWLVPTEVLPLEVRSAGQSVAVATCFALTVLVAQCFLAALCRMKAWIFFFFAGWIAAMTAFVYFFLPETKGIPIEQVGSVWEEHWFWRRIVGTDEIHASSKLSK; from the exons ATGGCCGCCGGATTCGTGGACgacgaggggcggcggcggagcggcagcggGAGGGTCACGGCGTTCGTGGCGCTGTCCTGCGCCAcggcggcgatgggcggcgCCATCTACGGCTACGACATCAGCATCGCCGGCGGCGTGTCGTCCATGGAGCCGTTCCTGAGGGACTTCTTCCCGGGCGTGCTCCGGCGgatggcgggaggcggcggcggcgccgacggtggCGCGCCGCGCGTCAGCAACTACTGCAAGTTCGACAGTCAGCTGCTGACGCTCTTCACCTCATCGCTCTACATCTCCGGCCTGCTCACCGCCGTGCTCCTCGCGTCGTGGGTCACGGccagccgcggccgccgcgcgtccATGATCCTCGGCGGCTTCGCCTAcatcgccggcgcggcggtcaGCGGCGCTGCCGTCAACGTGTCCATGGCCATCCTCGGCAGGGCGCTCCTCGGCGTCGGCCTCGGCTTCACCACCCAG TCTGTGCAACTCTACGTGGCTGAAATGGCACCGGCGCGATACCGGGGAGCATTCAGCAACGGCATCCAGTTCAGCCTGTGTCTCGGAGCTCTCGCCGCCACGACCGTGAACTTCGCCGTGGAGAAGATCAGGGGAGGCTGGGGGTGGAGGCTCTCGCTGGCGCTGGCCGGCGTGCCCGCTGTGTTCCTCACCGTCGGCGCCGTCTTCTTGCCGGAGACGCCGAACAGCCTCGTCCAGCAAGGCAAAGACCGTGACACGGTCAAGGCGTTGCTGCAGAGGATCAGGGgcgtcgacgccgtcgacgacgagctGGACGAGATCGTCGCCGcgaacgccgcggcggcggcggcgcacggcgagaACGGCCTGTGGCTGATCCTGTCGCGGCGCCGGTACAGGCCGCAGCTCGCCATGGCCGTCCTGATACCGGCGTTCACGCAGCTGACGGGCATCAACGCGATCGGGTTCTACCTGCCGGTGCTGCTGCGCACCGTCGGCATGGGCGAGAGCGCGGCGCTGCTCGCCACGGTGATCCTGGTGGTCGTCTCCTCGGCGTCGACGCTCGCGTCCATGTTCCTCGTCGACCGCTTCGGCAGGAGGGCgctgctcctcgccggcggcgcccagATGCTCGTCTCGGAGGCGCTGATCGGCAGCATCATGGCGGCGAAGCTGGGCGACGAAGGCGCGCCGAGCAAGGCGTACGCCACGCTGCTCGTCGTCCTCATCGGCGTCTACTCGACGGGCTTCGGGTGGTCGTGGGGTCCCCTGAGCTGGCTGGTGCCCACCGAGGTCCTGCCGCTGGAGGTCCGGTCGGCGGGGCAGAgcgtggcggtggcgacgtGCTTCGCGCTCACCGTGCTCGTCGCGCAGTGCTTCCTCGCCGCGCTGTGCCGGATGAAGGCGtggatcttcttcttcttcgctggGTGGATCGCCGCCATGACGGCTTTCGTCTACTTCTTCTTGCCGGAGACGAAGGGGATTCCGATCGAACAGGTTGGGAGCGTGTGGGAGGAGCACTGGTTCTGGAGGAGGATAGTTGGGACTGATGAAA